CCCAAGAAAGAAATTCCAGTGAGCAGCCTGCTGGTAGTAGTGATGACACAATCATCCTTGAAATCATGTCCTGCAACTCAGATGACACAATCCTACTGGAAGAGAATGACACTCCAGCCAGAAAGCGACAGAGGGAAGATGAAGACTCTAAACATGTGAGTTGGTGTAGTTAATATTGCGTGAAGGGATTACTCTGGGAGTTACCGAAGTTTGTTACATGTATTTCAGTGGAAGCTTCTGGTCTTTCAAAGAGAGGAATGGGTGAGATATCTGATGATGAAAGTAATTGTTGAAGAAATGACAGCAGTAACTGACATTGGGGGAGgctgagcttcccttgcagtttAGAGAAATTGCCACTGAAGTATTGGCAGTAGTGAAAGGCTTGTCTTCTTCACAGGTGGTTGAACTGGCGCTAACACAGAAACCTGGGGGAGATCGTATCATCAAAGAGTACCACCGCACCAAAAGTCTGAGTGACTCCTCACGCCGACAAATGATCAATATACTTGTGGCTGACATGACTGAAAAGCATGGGTAACTGCCTCTGCCAGAATTTTTCCTCTGTGGTTTTCTTGTTATTTGCTCTACTGTGAAATTTTTGGAAGTTTGTCATTTAACAGTGTTGACTTTACATTTGTCAGGACGGCCCCACCACGGAATGTGAGGGAGATGTACGCCCGAGGTATAATCGAGCTCTTCCCATACCTGATGGATCCCTACTCTAAAAATGGATACGTAAGTGTTTGCATGAGAAAAAATTTTGTGCATGTGCTCATAAAATCAAGTACTGAATAATGTGTTATTATTCATTTTTGCATGAATATAACTTAATAATTTCAACTCATGTTCTGCATTTGGACTAATGAACCTGTTGTGATTTTGAAGGAACATTTCTATGATGGTGAAAGTGGAACTGGCTATTTGGCATGGCGGCTTAAAACTATTCAGAGAAGAAGCGCTtcaacagagagcagaggaccGTCACGTCAGCTGACTGGAGGGCCAGCTTCCAGAAGAGAGGCTTCCTTTAGTCCTGAGATGACTTTAAGTGAAGAGCAATGCCAGCAGGCCATGGCCTTGATGAGATACAGTACTGACGAGTCCACCATCAAGCAGAAGATGAAAATTACATTCCAACATCGTCGCAGTATGGTTCTTGATGGAGAAAAATCTTCAGATGTCTTGATTGAATTTCCACGTTTCAAAGATGTCAAAGGCCTGGTAATTGAATGTGCAGTTATCCTTTCAGTGTTAATGACAACACTTCTCTCTCAATATTTCttaaatttcttttctttctctctctctctctctctttttttttgtttttgtttgttttgcagatcGAGCAAGACTTCATCCTACAATTTGGAGAAGATGTGGCGGCAAGATTTATGGAAAGGTTAGTCTCAACTGCAGTAGTTTCAGTCATAAACTAATTTTGAGTGTTAATCCAAATAGTTGtgttgtgatgtgctgcgggcacatcgtgttttttttttacttaaagtttctcgtttgttttttttgtttttttccattcaggTATTTAGTGGATATtgatcctgttttgtgttttgttactttttgaaaaaattatcttttccttttttctgttttccggTTGTGATTGGAGCGAGTCGCATCGccgcgctataaatagcagcgtggaggcggcgctcttGGTCgggtctgcctctctctctctctcgctcgctctcaccTCATTACACCTGCCACGACAGGTGCGCCAGCCGGCGCGTCTCGGACTCCGGCTCCGTCAGGCAGCATGTTACTGGCCACAGCATGCTAGCCAGCTAGCCGACTTGGTGTttgctttttccttctttttccttttttttgatCGCTGTCGTTGTTTtgtccaggtgtgaccagccgtcccATTTTCGTCTTTCttttgatcgggtttagttgggggtttttgtctttagtttggacgagggatcagctttgacggctgcatagcagctgggtggtgaactcgtctttttcttaagtttggctggTGCATCTGGGCCTTCCTTTGTTTGAtactttgtttcctgtttgacaCAATTCTTGGGCACGGGTGAAAAGGGTTCGTCTCTCTTCCAGAGCTCCGTCAACTTACAGCACGAAGACGCCGACTCTGTGGAGAATATTCAATAAATCATTGAACCCTTATCATTgttttgtcctgtgtccttgaAGAATATGTTTGACTCTCCGGGTCATaacatgtgtttttattcagtcgTATCTACACTTACCTTATAGAGGGAAATTTTGGTTCCTCGAATAATGGTTCCTTGATATTTGTGACACtcagtgtatttattttaacattgaTTGTCTTTCTCCCGCAATctatgactgtttttttctatCTAGATGGCCCACAACATTCAAGCAAAAGATCATTCAGCAGTGTAAGGCTCTCCCTTCTTCAAGTGACCTTGAAGAACTTATCCATTGTGCTCAGGTGACATCGGTTGAAGAGGAAATGGATGACGCTCGTGCCCTTGGTAGTGtcgttcatttttttttaaattaaaatttattttttaattttaaaaatattaaataatttaaaaaaaaatctgtttttattcagtaatCTGTATTTGGTGCAGCTACATTTAATgtaatgacattttcaaattgTAGCATAGTATGTTTAAGTTTTAACTGTGATTTCCATGTACAGGCTGGGACAGTGATCTTTCATCAattatcctcctcctccacctgatACCTCCTTCAGCCCAAGGCCGGAAAAGACCGGGAAAGGTGTCTGCAGCCCAAGCTGAGAAGCATCTTGTCCTGTTCAAGAAGGTTTGTGGTTTTGCTTCAGAGGATGTTAAAAATGTTGTGGTGCAAAACTGTTCCGCAGAAATCTTGTTCAGCAACATTGATTATTTGTCATAGACAAAGCTTTTTATCTTTACAGTTAGCACTAAGAGAATGGACCTGTTTTTATCAGttattttcaagttttaattTTGACTTACTCTTTATTTTCAGAATGGAACAAGTATTCAAGAACATGTTGATGCAATCAAATGCACCACTCAACCATACCTTCTTGCTGTTGGGATGAGGAGGAGCACCATCCATGAGTATTTCATCATCCTGGACAAGCAAGTCATACCATGCAACTCAACCAGTTCCCTAGGAGCTTTTGACGAACTGTTCAAGGCACACTTTGTATTCGGTACCATGTACCACCAGATGCTCCACAACATGTACACCTTCATTCAGACAACCATTTACAACATAGATGTTGGTAAAGTCCAGGAGAGCCCACGTGTTGCTGAGGTGAGGGCCAGGCTGCTGCATAATTAGTAGACATTTGTCACGTTTCACCCACTATCAGTATTGTGAGTGACTTTCCTGTCATTCAGTAGTAACTGATACAATGGgcctgatttgttttgtttgccgtTGTCATTTTGTGGGAACCAATGCACTTGTGAGGCATATGCGCTTGAGTCATGGTTTGTATCCAGGCAAATCACTTCGCCTTAAATGTGTTCAGAAAGGATGTTGTCATGTTTTTAGTACCTTTTCTGGTTTAAGGAAACATTTAAACTCTAAGCATGCTGAGAACATTGAGAGTGAAGTTGAAACAGGTAACGTTACTGACAGTTGTGAGACTGCAGATAACACTCTGTCAGAATATCTTGAAGGAGCGGCTAGTAGCTCTGTAGTCCTGCCAGCATCCAACATCAGTACTCATGATATGTGTGCGTCTGCGATTGCTCAGCTTCAAGTAGCTGGTGTAGGCCAGTCCACTTTAAACAATTTTGTTTCATCCATGGAAGAAATAATAATGGATGTACAGAATCAAACTAAAGATGCAGTTTTGAAAAGCTTATCTTCTGTGGATACTAATGTGAAGTCTAAAATTgaacaaacttttaaaaaacttGAAAACCCTTTCACAGCATTGAACACTCAGTCAAAACGTGATgcatatttcaaacaaaaatggaGAACTGTTGACCCTGTCGAAAAAGTACTTGGTGTCAGATTGGAAAATAGAAGAAACAGAAGCACTGGAACTTATGATCAGGTAGTTGTAACAGACAAATTTTCATATGTTCCAATTCTTGAAACACTGCAATCTATTCTCAGAAATCCAAACATCAGTGATATGTTTATGTCAAGTCACCCTCTCAAGGACAATGTGTATTTTGACATTAATGATGGGTTGCATATGAAGAAGAATCCtcttttttctcaaaaaaataaTGCATTGCAAATTCAACTGTTTTTTGACGAGTTCGAGACTGCTAATCCTTTAGGCTCCAAAAAAGGCATACACAAATTGGGTGCTATATATTTTACGCTCAGAAACTTTCCACCAAAGTTAAATTCATCTTTAGTAAACATACATTTGTGTGCACTTTTTCATGCCCAGGACATCAAAACATATGGTTTTGACACCATCCTTGAGCCCATCATAAATGACATAAAAGTGCTTGAAACCAATGGGATCAAAGTTCCCTTGTTCGGAAGTGAAGTTCATGGCAGTATTGTGCAGGTTACTGGTGATAATCTTGCTATGCATGGACTTTTTGGGTTTGTGGAATCGTTCAGTGCCCGTAATTGCTGTCGTTTTTGTATCATTGAGAAAAGTGAATTTCAAACTGTCTTCAGTGAAGATGACTCAACTGTGATATTACGGACGAAAGACATGCATGCTGAACATTGCCAGGTTATACAAACAAATCCACATCTACCTCACGTATATGGTGTGAAGCGTTCTTGTTTGTTAAACtctctgaaatatttcaacacagctgataaTTTTTCCGTCGACATAATGCATGACATTTTAGAGGGTGTTGCACAGTTAGAAGTTAAACTTGTATTGGAGTATTTCCTGGAAAATTTCCTAACTGCAAAGCAACTGGCCAGTAGAATAGAGTCGTTTAACTATGGGtacagtgagagaagaaatcGCCCTCCTGCAGTTAAGTTACTTGATGGAAGTAATGATTTGGGTCTTAATGCCATTCAGTCCTGGTGTTTACTGCGAAACATGCCATTGATATTTGGTGATCTAGTGCAGAGAGACGATGAGTGCTGGCGTCTGTTAATATTGTTGCTGCAGATAGTAAATATTGTGTTTTCTCCCATCATAACACATGGTATGACTATCTTTCTGAAGCACATTATTATTGACCATCATCAGCTTTTTAAACGCCTTTTTCCTACCAGAAATCTCTTGCCTAAACATCATCTCATGATCCACTATCCTCGATGTGTAAGAAACATAGGACCTCTTCTGCATGTGTGGTGCATGCGGTACGAAGCAAAGCATAACTTCTTTAAAACTCAActcaaaagtttcaaaaatatCACAAAGACACTGGCCAGGAAACACCAGAGATACATGGCCTTGCACTGGGAATCTTTTAATCTGAGCAGAGTGAGTAACGGTCCAGGAAAGATGCTACAGCTGACAGAGGTGCAAGGAGGCCATGAAATTGCTGCCAAACTTAATGTAGACACATCTGCTAATGTTCTGTTGGTCAAATGGGTGAAGCATTATGGTTCTGAATATCGCCCTGGTTTACTAGTGTGTCTTGAGATGTGTGAGGAGTTGCCAGTATTTtgtaaaatcagttttattgtaATCAAAGATGAGCAAGTTGTATTTACTGGCACTGTTGTGgaaactgtttgttttgatgaacaTTACCATGCCTTCAAAATTGTCTGTAAGCCATCCTCAGCACTTAAGGTCTTCAGTGTCCGAGagttgatttatttcaaacCAATGGACATTCAGACGGCATATGGACCAACAGATTTATCCTCATTTGTAGTGCCTTATTGCCATTTGATGTAACCTTGAACAGTTTTTGGATTCCAGTTTGTATTCTCTCCAGCTGAAAAccattgtcttgtttttgttttgtaaggGTGTAGTGTTGAAGCTCGAGCTATTCAATCttttaaaatgcaattttctccatgtttttcttATGGAGACTGAGCTTCTACATGTAATTTTCTCCTTATTTTTTAGTGGAGAATGAGCTTTTCCGTGTGATCTTTTCTCCCTGTTTTTATTGGAGAATGTAGTAATTAAGATGTCAATTTAAAGTGTGCTTTGAATAAATTTGGTAAAAAatataatgtgtgttttttcaccaCTGCAAACTACGCAAATACATTATATTACACTGGTAGGAGTCAGTTAAAAATCAACACTCTGTAGAGTAATTTCTTAATCCACATAGTGTTAAGGAGGTTTAACACTAGAACAGTTATTTAACACCAAAACTTAACACTTAACTcttcagtgttaaatgtaaataaCACTATGATTGTTACTTCCCACATAGTGTAAAACTTGATTGACACTGattagtgtagtgtagtgtaaaATATTAACTCCTGACAGAGTAAAATTAACTCTGAAAATTTAACTCTATGTTCAGTGTAAATTTAACACTCTGTAGATAGGGACCATATGTTCACTGAGGTAGTGTTAAAATTGACTCTTTAAGTGTTGTATTTACACTGGCAATTTTACTGTGCACCAGCTGACTGCACGCATCTCTCAGAAACAGAACGCTGGTGTCAAAGCTTGAACACTATTTATGGTTTGCACAGCTTTCAAAACTCTTGCACTGTTTTTGCAAAAGACTGAACATGCTTTTTGCTCATTTGAACACACTCAGAGCACACatctttcaaaaagtgagtatgAGGAGACAGAATTCTGACACTGTTCCAACCCAGTTGTCATAATTGAGACACAACAggtcaaaaatgaaaacacttctgCCAATGAACTGCACACCAAGAACCCTGCTGGGAAACAACATCAGCTGTTCAGGAtggatgtcagaggagcaggaagtcaTGTTGGAAGAGGAGGATGTGATTGTGCATGAcccagactgcagccagaaccTGGACCTGCCCGTGTGCCTGGTCCAGAACCTGACCGAGCCTCTtcacctggtcctggaccaTGACTAAAAACCAAGGCCTAGGCAGAGACAAAGACCCAAGCAAAGAAATACGGTTCCAGATTAAATCAGTTCCTCTGTCACTGGTACTGCATTGTGGTTTTTCTGCCGCCATTTTCTCTCATTGTGAATACTACAGAAGAATTCTCCTCCACATGGAGGTGGAAGGTATTTGAGCGGCAGCCATAAATTCTGAAAAATCTCTTGCAATCAGTGGTCTTGGCATGTGGTGGTGTTTCTGTCGATGCATGTCAGGGTTGGATCAAACACCCCAGGTCTTTCTCTCCATGTGTCTGGTCTGAGAAAACATAACTTGTGATGCTGAAGAGGTCCTGTAGCCTGACCAGGTTGAAATGATGCAGATTTGGTATAAATGTTTACATacagtgctgatttttttttctaccataatttttattttgtaatgtaCAGTCAGGCACCCCAGATTCATTTAtaggatgtgtttgtgtttacgaCGTACTTCTGCTGCGTGtgataatctaaaaaaaaaaacaaagttcaaaATTTGACAAAGTGTGCAGTGCTTTGAAAATTGTGTCCTAATAAAGAAAATAGGGTGCAGTGTTTTGGGAAATGTGTGCTGTTTTTCAGGAACAGTGTCTTAATAGAGAAAGAATGTAAATATCCCAACAAACACTATCATGATGAAAGGCAGATGGTGAGAAATGGTGGTTCATTTAAAGTGAGGTGCATATGCTTCTACATGAAGTTAACATagtaaaaaatacattttttttttaatcacaaatgTAAATAGAGTTTATGAATTCGGAAAATAGTTTATTTACAGTTACTATAAGTCACTTTAGgatactttttgaaaaaacattttttaaagcagCACAGAGTTATAAATACTAAAGTAAATCccaaaataaatccaaattACAATAGAAACAAAATTTCTATCATAAAAAGATTTCTGATGCATTTATTGGTGGTGTTTTTGGTGAAGTGAGTTTGGGGCTGTTTTGTTCAGAAGTGATAAGCCAGCTGGTCAGTAAATCTGAAAGGCTTGTTTTCGTTAGCTGTGCATATGAGGTCCCTCATGCGCCGTGCACGTCGTTCCTCCAGCACCAGCCTGCGCGAGTGCTCTCGAGCCATCTGCTGCTCGGCCCTCTTCTCCACCCGCTTACGCCTCAGCCACCTGCGAATGAGAGCACGGCCATGGGGGAGACGAGTCACTGCAAGCATTATCAGTCAAATGATGGCCATTAACCGTGCTGTTTCTTGAAAGTTGAGGGCCAGATTCCCTCTGGTGGCTAAGAGAGAACCGAGTGTTTTATTTGACTTATTTGTTCTTATGtaactgaagtgttttcaaaagctTTAATTTCTGTTGCAGCTCTTACCGATATTAATGACCTGTGACATTTTTTGGTAaacatggttttgtttttgtccaggCCAGTTCTTGAAGAAGCAGAAAACCTCTGGTCAAACAGACCAACTGACGGTACTTTTACACTCTATAATGTTGATAGTTGATAGTGTTACATATAAAAGTGGTTACCCATGAAAATCAGATTAAACACATTTATCATAAACTCATTCAATGATATTCCAGACTTCGACAGAGGTGAACTCACAGTTTGAAAGCACGTTCACATTCCTCCCGGCTGTGTAACAGATAactgctgtcctcctccagcctcttcaGCTCTGTTAGCTGCTTTTCCTTCTGTTGCTGCTCATGTTTCCTCTGAAGCCACAGCCGGAAGGCTTCCTCTGGATTGCTGCTGTCTTTCTGTGAGTGGAAGCAAACAGACATGCACAAACATCTTCAGCATTGCATTGCCATATTCATAGTACTGACACCCACCACAAAAAACTGCATTtagtcgaaaaaaaaaaaaagaaaaacatcagaacCAAAAAAGTCCCTTTGTCTAAAAAAAGTTCACAAATTAATGTAGCACTTTTGAAAATGTATGCCTAATGAAGATTTACTAGCATTATGTCTTTCTTCAACAGTAATGTATGCTTGATAAAATACAGTCCTGAAAATGTAGCAGCTAATTCCTCACACATTATAGCGCTTTCATGCTCTCATATTTTAGTAATAGAAACTGAATTCAAGTTTCAACTTGTTGTTGTGCAATGTGTGGTCATACTTTAGAATTCATCCTTTCCATTTCCTGTGCACGGTGGATTCTTCGCTCCTCCTGAAGCTGTCCTCTCTTTCTCATCAACCAGGCTTTGAATGCAAGCTCGTTTTCCTGTCTtttcatctcctcttcctcgcgTTTCCTCTGCTCGGCCTGGTCACCcaaaggaagagaagaagaagaaactatTACCAGTGACAAACTAACCGAcaatttaaaaatgtcttctaTCAACCATTATTTCACTAACTATTCCTGACCTCCCTGGCCAgattctccctcctctcctggaTCTTCTGCAGCACTTCTTTTTGCTGGGGGGAGAGTGTGTACGTGGCCTGGGAGGGGGTCCCTGTGGCGGACTGCACTCGCCGCTTGGCATTTTTCTTCTGGCTGCCCTTCTGGCTCTGGCTGGCTGAGCTGGGCCTGCTCCTGGGCTGTGCAGGAGGTCTCGGCGCACAAAGGTGATCAATAGAAGAAGTGCCTGACCGAGGGCGAGGCGAAGAGGCCACACTGTAGGCTTTAGTGGGGTTTGTAGTCTGCTCCGCAGCCCGAGGGGAGCTGCATGGATAGTCGCTGAAGCTGTTTGTTATAGGAGGGAGAAGATTCTGACTTTCTACCTCGTTGAGATTAACTAAGTCAAACTTTCCATCTTTCTCCACAAGGACCCTGCCCTCTTTcactctctgtcctcctccactgcTCTCAGACGCTTTGCCTCCATATGCCCCATTTTCATTGCGGGGAGAAAGCTTTAGCTCAGACAGCTTCCCAGACACTTCAGTATCTTCGTTATCCACTCTGTCCTTCTTCATCTTCCCTTCCTGTACCTGAACTATATTTTTAACAAACTGCAGCGGAGGAACCACAAGGTCCACCAGGGTGTCTTTGAAATGCAGTCGCCTCCGTCTTGTTGCATCTGGTGCTTCTTGGTCCCTCAGTTCTCGATTAGCCTGCTGGATTTTCTCAAGAAtatactttttttcttcatctgtctGATCACCGATCCCCAGAGGCGGTTGGTCTGTAGGTGGGGACTTTCTCGGACTGTCTCTGTCTGAATCATACTCCAACGGCTCCATAGGCGACGGCCACCTCTCTTCATCGTCTTCCATTTGCTCTGCTTTTTTAGGTTTCGCCTCTTGCTTGTACcctttatcttttctttttactccTTGTCGtttttcatcttcctccagttCTTTGTCGATCTCTGCCTCGATGTCCTCATAGTCAGGACCCTGTGAGTAAGGAAAAGAGTGCCGCATTGTTTACTGATTGAATGTAGGTGAAAGAGCAGCACCAGTAAGTACGAGTAGTGGTGATAATAGATATGTGTACGTTGGTTCATCAATATTGCATCCAGGAGGAACAGTGAAAGTATGTCACTGTATGTCAACACCACAGGTTTCACATGCCATCAAGTGCCAGGACGAGTAACTAAACACGACTCGCCAACATACTTTCAAAGAGCAAAGGCACAGACACATGAAGCACATGGGCTTCGATAAATAAAGCAGCACTTCAAGCATATTTTCTCAGAAAGTTGATTAAGAATGTATCTttccaattcaattcaattcaattcaattcaattcaattcaattcaattcaattcaattcaattcaattcatttcttcatttctacACACTATTacaaagaaaacccaacagatccacatgagcaagcacaaGTGACTGAGGAAAGGAAACACtctcttttaaaaggaagaaacctttcaGGACCAGGTTCAGAGGTCGCAGCTTTCTGCTACTCCAATCCTCTTGAGTATGTTAACCTATAGTGAGCTAATACTTACCTGGTCCTCGTTTCGGCTTTCCTCACTGATCAGCCAGTCTAGATCCTTTTCAAAGTCATCCTCATACTCCTCCTGAGACTTTGTGTAAACCAC
The window above is part of the Salarias fasciatus chromosome 23, fSalaFa1.1, whole genome shotgun sequence genome. Proteins encoded here:
- the LOC115381707 gene encoding uncharacterized protein LOC115381707 codes for the protein MSCNSDDTILLEENDTPARKRQREDEDSKHVVELALTQKPGGDRIIKEYHRTKSLSDSSRRQMINILVADMTEKHGTAPPRNVREMYARGIIELFPYLMDPYSKNGYEHFYDGESGTGYLAWRLKTIQRRSASTESRGPSRQLTGGPASRREASFSPEMTLSEEQCQQAMALMRYSTDESTIKQKMKITFQHRRSMVLDGEKSSDVLIEFPRFKDVKGLIEQDFILQFGEDVAARFMERWPTTFKQKIIQQCKALPSSSDLEELIHCAQVTSVEEEMDDARALGWDSDLSSIILLLHLIPPSAQGRKRPGKVSAAQAEKHLVLFKKNGTSIQEHVDAIKCTTQPYLLAVGMRRSTIHEYFIILDKQVIPCNSTSSLGAFDELFKAHFVFGTMYHQMLHNMYTFIQTTIYNIDVGKVQESPRVAEVRARLLHN
- the ccdc181 gene encoding coiled-coil domain-containing protein 181 isoform X2, giving the protein MSEVVYTKSQEEYEDDFEKDLDWLISEESRNEDQGPDYEDIEAEIDKELEEDEKRQGVKRKDKGYKQEAKPKKAEQMEDDEERWPSPMEPLEYDSDRDSPRKSPPTDQPPLGIGDQTDEEKKYILEKIQQANRELRDQEAPDATRRRRLHFKDTLVDLVVPPLQFVKNIVQVQEGKMKKDRVDNEDTEVSGKLSELKLSPRNENGAYGGKASESSGGGQRVKEGRVLVEKDGKFDLVNLNEVESQNLLPPITNSFSDYPCSSPRAAEQTTNPTKAYSVASSPRPRSGTSSIDHLCAPRPPAQPRSRPSSASQSQKGSQKKNAKRRVQSATGTPSQATYTLSPQQKEVLQKIQERRENLAREAEQRKREEEEMKRQENELAFKAWLMRKRGQLQEERRIHRAQEMERMNSKKDSSNPEEAFRLWLQRKHEQQQKEKQLTELKRLEEDSSYLLHSREECERAFKLWLRRKRVEKRAEQQMAREHSRRLVLEERRARRMRDLICTANENKPFRFTDQLAYHF
- the ccdc181 gene encoding coiled-coil domain-containing protein 181 isoform X1, with the protein product MTFRNFFLFCTLHCGLFHCSQAQLHGRNLLAIMSEVVYTKSQEEYEDDFEKDLDWLISEESRNEDQGPDYEDIEAEIDKELEEDEKRQGVKRKDKGYKQEAKPKKAEQMEDDEERWPSPMEPLEYDSDRDSPRKSPPTDQPPLGIGDQTDEEKKYILEKIQQANRELRDQEAPDATRRRRLHFKDTLVDLVVPPLQFVKNIVQVQEGKMKKDRVDNEDTEVSGKLSELKLSPRNENGAYGGKASESSGGGQRVKEGRVLVEKDGKFDLVNLNEVESQNLLPPITNSFSDYPCSSPRAAEQTTNPTKAYSVASSPRPRSGTSSIDHLCAPRPPAQPRSRPSSASQSQKGSQKKNAKRRVQSATGTPSQATYTLSPQQKEVLQKIQERRENLAREAEQRKREEEEMKRQENELAFKAWLMRKRGQLQEERRIHRAQEMERMNSKKDSSNPEEAFRLWLQRKHEQQQKEKQLTELKRLEEDSSYLLHSREECERAFKLWLRRKRVEKRAEQQMAREHSRRLVLEERRARRMRDLICTANENKPFRFTDQLAYHF